TGAACGAACTCGGCGGCCGGTTCTGGGATGAATACGGCGTTGAAACGGTGGTCATTACCAAGGATTTGTCGGAAGAGGATGCCGCCCGGGATGTTTATAATCAGATCAAGGAGAAGAATATTACCGTTGATATTCTGGTCAACGACGCCGGTGTTGGTCTGTACGGCATGTTTGCGACCGAGACGGATTGGGAAAAAGAAAAATCTCTCATTCACCTGAACGTACTCACAACGACGCTGCTGACCAAGCTGTTTCTGAAAGACATGGTGGAGCGGAACGAGGGTAAAATTCTGAATCTGGCGTCCATTGCGTCCATTACGCCCATGCCGCTGATGGCGGTCTATGCCGCCACTAAATCGTACGTCTACAGCTTTACCCAGTCACTGATCAACGAGCTAAAAGACACGAACGTCAGTGTAACGGCCCTGCTGCCCAACGCCACCGACACCGATTTCTTCAACAAAGCCGGTGCTTCGAACACGAAGGTAACGGAGAATCTGGACGATGCGGCCATGGTTGCCAAAGACGCCTACAACGCCCTGCTAAAAGGCGCTTCCAAGGTGATACCGGGCGGTTTGGGTAACAAGGCGCAGGAAATCATGGCGTATTTGGCCCCCCAGGAAGCCATTGCCCAGATGATGCGAAAAAATATGGAGCCGAAAGACAACACCCCGACGGAAGAAAAAAGCAACAAAGCCGCCTGGGCGTGGGGCATCGGTATTGCCGCTGTCGTGATTGCCGGAGCTGCGGTGGCGCTGGCCTACAACAACAGCAACCTTGTGGATAAAGCCCGGTACCGGTATAGAGCGGGTAAACTCAAATCCGGCGCGGATGATGTCTACAGCGATGTAAAAGACTCTCTGTTCAGTGGATTGGACAACGTGAAAGACGCCGTTGCCACCGCGAAAGAAGTGGTTGCCAAAGCCCGGGAAACCTTCGCCAGTGCCATTTCGTAAGTGGCAAAGGGATTAACCGTGTTCGAGTAGCCTAGATAAAAAGAAAACCGCCGGTCAGCGCGGGTTGCGTTTTGGACGCTCCCTGCCGACCGGCGGTTTTGTTATTAAGGAATCCTCCTTACTCGCCTTTCACCAGCTTAAACCGCTTGGCCTGGTTGCCCTTACCTACCTGTATGATGTACAGACCCGGTACGAACTCGCTACCCAAGTTAATCTGCTGGTCAGACGCTACATCTTCCAGTTGCAGCACCACCCGTCCGTAAGAATCGTAGACAACAACGGGCAGTTTGCCTTCCTGACGACCTTTGATTTGCAGGTTGAAAGAACGCGTGAAGGGGTTCGGATACGTCTTGATCGACATACCCGCCGTTTCCGGATTGCCAAACACGCTCAGACGGCCCGCAGCAGCTTGATCAACCACGCTGAAGGACACCGTCAACGGCGTACCCGCAGCCCCCGTTGCACCGGCACCCGTGTAAGGGGTTACAGTCAGGGTGTAGTTGCCAACGGCGGGCGTCCAGCCGTTGTAATTTCCGTTGTTGTCGCCGAATAAGGCATACGGGAAGCCCGTCTCGGTCTGCGTGCGGCTTTGTTTACCACTCAGTACCATCCGTACCGAACCTACCGGACTT
This Larkinella insperata DNA region includes the following protein-coding sequences:
- a CDS encoding SDR family NAD(P)-dependent oxidoreductase; this encodes MDNQENKSAKTALITGASSGIGQELAKLFAKDGYNLVLVARSTEKLNELGGRFWDEYGVETVVITKDLSEEDAARDVYNQIKEKNITVDILVNDAGVGLYGMFATETDWEKEKSLIHLNVLTTTLLTKLFLKDMVERNEGKILNLASIASITPMPLMAVYAATKSYVYSFTQSLINELKDTNVSVTALLPNATDTDFFNKAGASNTKVTENLDDAAMVAKDAYNALLKGASKVIPGGLGNKAQEIMAYLAPQEAIAQMMRKNMEPKDNTPTEEKSNKAAWAWGIGIAAVVIAGAAVALAYNNSNLVDKARYRYRAGKLKSGADDVYSDVKDSLFSGLDNVKDAVATAKEVVAKARETFASAIS